In a genomic window of Procambarus clarkii isolate CNS0578487 chromosome 12, FALCON_Pclarkii_2.0, whole genome shotgun sequence:
- the LOC123772907 gene encoding uncharacterized protein, with the protein MRFSSVVLPALLVVAMMSASDGYLCLGTFALGGLSVAEGAAFYHFWGNSDPIISTKRKYRGPHQRRNRRRHGRAIHNVYKERKNSLSSVDNHDSCILKMLCHLQTSVGVGRSQESALVNWLASTPEIYSTAIMPGMDIGAKTQSAIDCDTISKCSLSEAQVSGLLQEVLERR; encoded by the coding sequence ATGCGGTTTTCAAGTGTGGTGTTGCCGGCCTTGTTAGTCGTGGCGATGATGTCTGCCAGCGATGGTTACTTGTGTCTTGGGACCTTCGCCCTTGGCGGCCTGTCAGTCGCTGAAGGCGCCGCCTTCTACCACTTCTGGGGCAACAGTGACCCCATCATCTCCACCAAGAGGAAGTATCGCGGCCCGCACCAACGTCGCAACAGACGTCGCCATGGCCGGGCCATCCACAACGTCTATAAAGAAAGAAAGAACTCGTTATCTTCTGTGGATAACCATGACAGTTGTATTCTGAAGATGCTGTGTCATCTTCAGACGAGCGTGGGCGTTGGCCGATCCCAGGAGAGCGCCCTGGTTAATTGGCTTGCCAGCACCCCGGAGATTTACAGTACCGCCATTATGCCTGGCATGGATATTGGCGCCAAAACCCAGAGCGCCATCGACTGCGACACGATCTCTAAGTGTTCTCTGAGCGAGGCCCAGGTGAGCGGCCTCTTACAGGAGGTCCTGGAGCGTCGCTGA
- the LOC123772906 gene encoding sterol regulatory element-binding protein 1-like, producing the protein LTTCSLNFQALPRPLLSTGTAQAPPRSLLSTGTAQAPPRPLLPTGTAQAPPRSLLPTGTAQAPPRSPLPTGTAQAAPRPLLSTGTAQALPRPLLPTGTAQAPPRSLLSTGTAQALPRPLLPTGTAQAPPRSLLPTGTAQAPPRSLLPTGTAQAPPRSLLPTGTAQAPPRSLLPTGTAQAPPRSLLSTGTAQAAPRPLLSTGTAQMRSFIVMMVLMVTGVKALLLLAGALGGLAALKGAALIGYTAALHKAQKYEFLYNKHRFGRSLEGTRDAGEELLSAVGKLDTEGCILKLLCYLQIKEKSLVSQEESVLIDLFANITETHYNVAFIRAADIGAKAQDIHECDKHFYMCPLIPEQLSSLLQQAWGCDSYPIAARQKQHIIARRNI; encoded by the exons TTAACGACCTGTAGTCTCAACTTTCAAGCACTTCCTCGTCCCCTGCTGTCCACTGGAACCGCTCAAGCACCACCTCGTTCCCTGCTGTCCACTGGAACCGCTCAagcaccacctcgtcccctgctgCCCACTGGAACCGCTCAAGCACCACCTCGTTCCCTGCTGCCCACTGGAACCGCTCAAGCACCACCTCGTTCCCCGCTGCCCACTGGAACCGCTCAAGCAGCACCTCGTCCCCTGCTGTCCACTGGAACCGCTCAAGCACTTCCTCGTCCCCTGCTGCCCACTGGAACCGCTCAAGCACCACCTCGTTCCCTGCTGTCCACTGGAACCGCTCAAGCACTTCCTCGTCCCCTGCTGCCCACTGGAACCGCTCAAGCACCACCTCGTTCCCTGCTGCCCACTGGAACCGCTCAAGCACCACCTCGTTCCCTGCTGCCCACTGGAACCGCTCAAGCACCACCTCGTTCCCTGCTGCCCACTGGAACCGCTCAAGCACCACCTCGTTCCCTGCTGCCCACTGGAACCGCTCAAGCACCACCTCGTTCCCTGCTGTCCACTGGAACCGCTCAAGCAGCACCTCGTCCCCTGCTGTCCACTGGAACCGCTCAA ATGCGGAGCTTcatagtgatgatggtgttgatggtgactggGGTCAAGGCCTTGCTCCTGCTGGCCGGGGCGCTGGGCGGCCTAGCAGCCCTCAAGGGCGCCGCCCTTATTGGCTACACGGCCGCCCTCCACAAGGCGCAGAAGTACGAGTTTCTGTACAATAAACATCGCTTTGGCCGAAGCCTCGAGGGCACTAGGGACGCCGGAGAGGAACTCTTGTCTGCCGTGGGGAAACTCGATACAGAAGGATGTATTCTTAAACTTCTGTGTTATCTTCAGATTAAGGAGAAGTCTTTGGTGTCTCAGGAGGAAAGCGTGTTGATTGATTTGTTCGCTAATATCACCGAGACTCACTATAATGTCGCTTTCATCCGCGCCGCGGATATCGGCGCAAAGGCTCAGGATATCCACGAATGCGATAAGCATTTCTACATGTGTCCGCTGATTCCGGAGCAGCTCAGCAGTCTGCTGCAGCAGGCCTGGGGCTGCGATTCCTATCCTATTGCCGCCCGGCAAAAGCAACACATAATTGCCCGTCGCAACATATAG